In the genome of Spea bombifrons isolate aSpeBom1 chromosome 11, aSpeBom1.2.pri, whole genome shotgun sequence, one region contains:
- the HSPA12A gene encoding heat shock 70 kDa protein 12A, whose protein sequence is MQHLPTTTMSAKEVQAAERVSTSAYSSPARSLGDPGITPLSPSHIIVRDSDPSASDEPTFSVVVAIDFGTTSSGYAYSFSKEPECIHIMRRWEGGDPGVSNQKTPTTILLMPDRKFHSFGFAARDFYHDLEPSESRHWLYFEKFKMKLHSSTDLTMETDLTAANGKKVKALEIFTYALQYFKEQALKELSDQAGMEMDNAEVRWVITVPAIWKQPAKQFMRQAAYKAGMATPENPEQLIIALEPEGASIYCRKLRLHQMMDLSTKAAVNGFGPTDPAKEHVRRNRQSRTFLVENVIGELWSELEEGDRYVVVDCGGGTVDLTVHQISLPEGHLKELYKASGGPHGSLGVDYEFEKLLCKIFGDDFIEQFKVKRPAAWVDLMIAFESRKRAAAPDRTNPLNITLPFSFIDYYKKFRGHSVEHALRKSNVDFVKWSSQGMLRMNPDAMNALFKPTVDHIIEHLKNLFQKPEVSGVKFLFLVGGFAESPLLQVAVQQAFGDQCRVIIPHDVGLTILKGAVLFGLDPAVIKVRRSPMTYGVGVLNRYVDGKHPPEKLLLKDGTRWCTDVFDKFILADQSVALGETVKRSYTPAKPSQLMIIINIYSCEQDEVNFITDSGVKKSGTLRLDLSGSESSPVLNRREIQTIMQFGDTEIKATAVDIATSKSVKVNIDFLN, encoded by the exons agCGGGTGTCCACGTCAGCGTATTCCTCACCTGCCAGAAGCTTGGGTGACCCAGGAATTACTCCTTTATCTCCATCTCATATCATAGTG AGAGACTCGGACCCCAGCGCCTCTGATGAGCCGACCTTCTCGGTTGTTGTAGCCATTGATTTTGGCACCACTTCCAGTGGCTACGCCTACAGTTTCTCCAAGGAGCCAGAATGTATTCATATAATGAG GCGCTGGGAAGGAGGAGACCCCGGGGTGTCCAATCAGAAGACCCCAACCACCATCTTACTGATGCCTGACAGAAAGTTTCATAGCTTTGGCTTTGCCGCCCGTGATTTCTACCACGACCTGGAACCCAGTGAATCCAGGCACTGGCTGTACTTTGAGAAGTTTAAGATGAAGCTGCACAGTAGCACG GACCTTACCATGGAAACAGATCTCACAGCAGCGAACGGCAAAAAAGTGAAAGCACTTGAGATATTTACCTACGCTCTGCAGTACTTCAAGGAACAAGCGTTGaag GAGCTGAGCGATCAGGCGGGAATGGAAATGGATAACGCAGAAGTCCGTTGGGTCATTACAGTTCCAGCCATCTGGAAACAGCCAGCCAAGCAGTTCATGAGGCAGGCGGCATACAAG GCTGGCATGGCAACCCCCGAAAATCCTGAACAGTTGATCATTGCTCTAGAGCCTGAAGGAGCTTCCATATACTGTAGGAAGCTTCGTCTTCATCAGATGATGGATCTCAGCACCAAAGCAGCAGTCAACGGCTTTGGTCCAACGGATCCAG CTAAAGAGCATGTTCGTCGTAACCGGCAGAGTCGAACCTTCCTGGTGGAAAATGTGATTGGGGAGCTATGGTCAGAACTGGAGGAAG GAGATCGTTATGTCGTTGTTGACTGTGGAGGAGGTACTGTAGACCTGACCGTCCATCAAATTAGTTTACCTGAAGGACATCTGAAAGAACTCTACAAAGCATCAG GTGGACCCCATGGCTCTCTTGGTGTTGACTATGAATTTGAGAAGCTTCTTTGCAAAATCTTTGGAGATGATTTTATCGAGCAGTTCAAAGTGAAGCGGCCGGCTGCCTGGGTTGATCTGATGATTGCTTTTGAGTCTCGTAAAAGAGCAGCAGCCCCAGACAGAACCAACCCTCTAAACATCACCTTGCCGTTCTCATTCATTGATTACTACAAAAAGTTCCGAGGTCACAGTGTGGAACACGCCTTGCGCAAAAGCAA TGTGGACTTTGTCAAGTGGTCGTCCCAAGGGATGCTGAGGATGAATCCAGATGCAATGAACGCTCTTTTCAAACCCACAGTTGACCACATAATCGAACATCTAA aaaatctCTTTCAGAAACCAGAGGTATCTGGAGTGAAATTCCTCTTCTTGGTTGGTGGATTTGCAGAATCCCCTTTGCTCCAGGTGGCCGTCCAACAAGCATTTGGTGACCAATGCCGTGTCATTATTCCTCATGATGTAGGATTAACTATCCTCAAAGGAGCTGTCCTGTTTGGTCTAGATCCTGCTGTAATCAAGGTACGACGCTCTCCAATGACCTATGGAGTAGGGGTCTTAAAtcggtatgtggatggaaagcACCCTCCAGAGAAGCTTCTTCTAAAGGATGGTACCCGATGGTGCACCGATGTGTTTGACAAGTTCATCTTAGCCGACCAATCAGTGGCTTTGGGTGAGACGGTGAAACGTAGCTACACCCCTGCCAAACCCTCCCAgctaatgataataataaatatctacAGTTGTGAGCAGGATGAAGTCAACTTTATCACAGATTCTGGTGTTAAAAAAAGTGGCACACTGAGGCTGGATCTGTCAGGGAGCGAAAGTTCCCCTGTTCTGAACCGTAGGGAGATACAGACAATCATGCAGTTTGGAGACACTGAGATCAAAGCCACGGCAGTCGACATCGCAACCTCAAAAAGTGTGAAAGTCAACATTGACTTCCTGAATTAG